A genomic segment from Nicotiana sylvestris chromosome 1, ASM39365v2, whole genome shotgun sequence encodes:
- the LOC104234949 gene encoding F-box/FBD/LRR-repeat protein At1g13570-like — MNISIKENSSIRTNKNNVGCKRKWGENQKGKEKKDVTTSSTSKIAKILNYPEMNSDREIVDKTGYILLAVFTNMMPPNSKKQSLPPNVLGNLPENVIDDILLRLPLRDAVRTCILSKNWRYKWCKLPQLKLDQTLWETTNDLIPPTVKITDIIYQLLTLHVGHISKFILSIFDLINCPKIDNLIYFLSRNGIQHLVLQFPIGNPYKLPSSFFTCLQLRHVTLHRCILRTPPVFKGFHRLLSLELSQVTICTEFLGRFISRCPLLEHLLLEYVDNANNIEVNAPKLRSFVFTGNLHFLHLKCVPLLAKVSHESTASLLKAGKNDFVNFFNSIPALEHLHWNYNSFRFMVTGPGEVPTRLPSALNCLKHLYLSEICLEERVELLCALCLIRSSPNLEELEIKGPFDLIGKLLAPVLWSAVDEIPASFSDVTYTHLRAVKIKGVAGAWGEMQLIKVLLAKSPVLVRMVIEPDVVGDQSLKVLAKITKFQRASPKAEVVYNVDAYPGYNLA; from the exons ATGAATATCTCGATCAAAGAAAACTCAAGCATCAGAACCAACAAAAATAATGTTGGTTGTAAGAGAAAATGGGGAGAAAATCAAAAAGGCAAGGAGAAAAAGGATGTTACGACTTCTTCCACTTCCAAGATTGCAAAAAT ATTAAATTATCCAGAAATGAATTCAGATAGAGAAATAGTGGACAAAACGGGCTAT ATTCTACTGGCTGTTTTTACAAATATGATGCCTCCTAATAGCAAAAAGCAAAGTTTACCTCCCAATGTACTTGGCAACCTTCCTGAGAATGTAATCGATGACATTCTTTTGCGTTTGCCTTTACGAGATGCTGTGAGGACATGCATCTTATCGAAGAATTGGAGATATAAGTGGTGCAAACTTCCACAGCTGAAACTTGATCAAACACTTTGGGAAACAACAAATGACTTAATACCCCCTACTGTTAAAATTACTGACATTATCTATCAGCTTTTGACCCTTCATGTAGGACATATTTCTAAGTTTATCCTCTCCATCTTTGATCTTATCAACTGTCCTAAGATTGACAACTTGATATATTTCCTCTCTCGGAATGGCATTCAACATCTTGTTCTTCAATTCCCGATAGGTAACCCATACAAATTGCCTTCCTCGTTTTTCACATGTTTGCAGTTGAGGCATGTGACTCTCCATCGATGTATACTACGTACTCCACCAGTCTTTAAGGGATTTCATAGGTTACTTAGCCTAGAACTAAGTCAAGTCACAATTTGTACTGAATTTCTTGGACGTTTTATCTCCCGTTGCCCGTTGCTTGAACATTTGCTGCTGGAATACGTAGATAATGCAAACAACATTGAGGTTAATGCTCCCAAGCTGAGATCATTTGTCTTCACAGGCAATTTACATTTCCTACATCTAAAATGTGTCCCTCTTCTGGCAAAAGTTTCACATGAGTCTACAGCATCCCTTTTAAAAGCGGGAAAAAATGATTTTGTCAATTTTTTTAACTCTATTCCTGCACTCGAGCATCTCCACTGGAATTACAATAGTTTCCGG TTCATGGTTACAGGACCAGGTGAAGTACCGACAAGGCTTCCCTCAGCTCTCAACTGCCTTAAACATCTTTACCTATCTGAAATTTGCCTGGAAGAACGAGTCGAGCTTTTATGTGCTCTTTGCTTGATTAGAAGCTCCCCGAATTTAGAGGAACTCGAAATTAAG GGGCCTTTTGATCTTATTGGCAAATTACTTGCTCCTGTGCTCTGGAGCGCTGTTGATGAAATTCCTGCAAGCTTCTCAGATGTCACGTATACTCACCTGAGGGCAGTTAAGATTAAAGGTGTAGCAGGAGCATGGGGTGAAATGCAGCTTATCAAGGTTTTATTGGCCAAGTCTCCGGTGCTGGTGAGAATGGTAATTGAGCCCGATGTAGTAGGAGATCAATCTCTCAAAGTACTTGCGAAGATAACCAAATTTCAGCGGGCATCACCTAAAGCGGAAGTGGTATATAACGTGGATGCTTATCCCGGTTACAATCTCGCTTGA
- the LOC104234948 gene encoding COP9 signalosome complex subunit 8, with translation MDTSLLNEALASKSFDKIADICENLLLQGAAEGIDCQDEWPYAIHLLGHIYNNDINSARFLWKKIPAAIKEGRPEVVAVWRIGQKLWTRDYVGVYEAIREFSWTPEVQPIVASFAELYRKRMFELLLSAYSTISTQDTAQFLGMNENDATNYVLQQGWVLDPASQMLTVKKQAVVTEQKLDPSKLQRLTEYVFHLEH, from the exons ATGGATACCTCTCTCCTCAACGAAGCTTTGGCGTCCAAATCCTTTGACAAGATTGCTGATATCTGTGAAAACCTCTTACTTCAG GGTGCCGCTGAGGGCATTGATTGTCAAGACGAATGGCCTTACGCGATTCACCTTCTAGGCCATATTTACAACAATGACAT CAATAGTGCACGATTTCTGTGGAAGAAGATACCTGCCGCAATAAAGGAGGGCCGGCCTGAGGTGGTGGCTGTTTGGAGGATCGGGCAGAAACTTTGGACGAGGGACTACGTGGGCGTGTATGAGGCTATTCGAGAATTCAGCTGGACTCCTGAGGTTCAGCCAATTGTGGCTTCCTTTGCAG AATTATACAGGAAAAGGATGTTTGAGCTCCTGCTTTCTGCTTATTCAACCATTAGCACACAAGATACAGCTCAGTTCCTTGGAATGAATGAAAATGATGCTACAAACT ATGTGCTGCAACAGGGTTGGGTATTGGACCCAGCTTCTCAAATGCTTACTGTGAAGAAACAAGCAGTTGTGACAGAACAGAAGTTAGACCCCAGTAAATTACAGCGCTTGACAGAATATGTCTTCCATCTTGAGCACTAG